From Shewanella yunxiaonensis, the proteins below share one genomic window:
- a CDS encoding prohibitin family protein, which translates to MAIQYNAPSNTSVIKLVPLLVIIVLVVIAYGSWFTVDQGERGVHLRNGRVIGTAEPGMGFKLPLFDKIVKISTQTHTVSYPKLQAYSRDQQPATIRASVTFRVPEDKAAEVYAEFKSIDAMVDRLVDRQVPTQIENIFGQYTAISAVQERVKFVMDVNQALKDSVHGPIEITSVQVENIDFSSAYEKSVEDRMRAEVEVQTQKQNLEKERVSAQIAVTKAQAEADSQLAKAKAEAEAIRIKGDAEAAAIKSRADALAKNKDLIELTKAERWDGKLPATMLPNSTLPFFETNK; encoded by the coding sequence ATGGCAATTCAATACAATGCTCCATCGAATACCAGTGTCATAAAACTGGTACCGTTGTTGGTGATTATCGTTCTGGTGGTGATTGCTTATGGTAGCTGGTTCACCGTGGATCAGGGGGAGCGTGGCGTTCATCTGCGTAACGGTAGGGTGATTGGTACTGCGGAACCTGGTATGGGTTTCAAATTACCGTTGTTTGACAAGATAGTGAAAATTTCCACGCAGACTCATACGGTTAGCTATCCCAAATTGCAGGCGTATAGCCGGGATCAGCAGCCTGCGACCATTCGTGCTTCGGTCACTTTCCGTGTCCCAGAGGACAAAGCCGCTGAGGTCTATGCCGAGTTTAAGAGTATCGATGCGATGGTGGACCGCCTGGTCGATCGTCAGGTGCCGACCCAGATAGAGAATATCTTTGGTCAGTACACTGCCATTTCAGCCGTTCAGGAGCGCGTTAAATTCGTCATGGATGTGAATCAGGCATTGAAAGACTCCGTTCATGGGCCGATTGAAATCACCTCTGTGCAGGTCGAAAATATCGATTTTTCTTCGGCTTATGAAAAATCGGTAGAAGATCGCATGCGTGCAGAAGTGGAAGTACAGACGCAAAAACAAAATCTGGAAAAAGAACGCGTGAGTGCGCAGATTGCCGTCACCAAAGCCCAAGCTGAAGCCGATTCACAATTGGCTAAAGCCAAAGCAGAGGCAGAGGCGATCCGCATAAAAGGTGACGCAGAAGCGGCTGCAATCAAAAGTCGTGCTGATGCGCTGGCAAAAAATAAAGACCTGATTGAACTGACCAAAGCCGAAAGGTGGGATGGTAAATTGCCCGCAACCATGCTGCCGAACAGCACGCTGCCATTTTTTGAAACAAACAAGTAA
- a CDS encoding DUF3624 domain-containing protein produces the protein MACEACFSTVFRRKLGRCKTCIWQLTILSVTCWPLWYSLYHETPRTVNSIALLFFCCTFTGLLMLHLLALSYRKLTGRH, from the coding sequence ATGGCCTGTGAAGCGTGTTTCAGTACGGTATTTCGCCGCAAACTTGGCCGTTGTAAAACCTGCATCTGGCAGTTGACCATTTTATCGGTAACCTGTTGGCCGTTGTGGTATTCGTTGTACCACGAGACACCTCGCACCGTTAACTCGATTGCTCTGCTGTTTTTCTGTTGTACTTTTACGGGGCTGTTGATGCTGCACTTACTAGCGCTGAGTTATCGTAAACTGACGGGAAGACATTAA
- a CDS encoding AraC family transcriptional regulator — MKGVSERHQQSIQRVCEYIQQHLDEELSAEQLSEVAACSRFHFHRIFMAFMGLSTTRYIQRVKLRRASFQLAFEQQKIIDIAIEAGFGSSEAFTRAFKSSFLQTPSQFRTQPDWQHWHSVLQLPMIAKEDYIMDVKIVDFPPRNIAYLSHRGSPQRVLDSAAKFIAWRKQTGLSPVASSETYAVPYSDPNTVAPEDFRLDICGTIQQSQIPYNEFGVIAGTLPGGRCAVARHYGSHDHIGDTVYRLYREWLPQSGEELRDFPCYFHWLNFVHEVDESELMTDVYLPLK; from the coding sequence ATGAAAGGTGTTAGTGAACGTCATCAGCAAAGTATCCAGCGTGTTTGCGAATATATTCAACAGCATCTGGATGAGGAGCTATCAGCGGAACAGCTGAGTGAAGTTGCCGCCTGTTCCAGATTTCACTTTCATCGGATATTTATGGCGTTTATGGGGTTGAGCACTACACGCTACATCCAACGAGTAAAACTGCGACGGGCATCTTTTCAACTGGCATTTGAACAGCAAAAGATTATCGATATCGCCATCGAAGCAGGTTTTGGAAGCAGTGAAGCATTCACCCGCGCGTTCAAAAGTAGTTTCCTGCAGACGCCCTCTCAGTTCAGAACACAACCTGACTGGCAACACTGGCATAGCGTGTTGCAGTTACCAATGATTGCCAAAGAGGATTACATCATGGATGTAAAAATTGTGGATTTTCCACCGCGTAATATTGCCTACCTCAGTCATCGCGGTTCACCGCAACGAGTGCTCGACAGCGCTGCGAAATTCATTGCCTGGCGTAAGCAGACTGGTTTGTCACCGGTTGCCTCCAGTGAAACGTATGCCGTGCCCTACAGTGACCCTAACACTGTGGCACCGGAAGATTTTCGCCTGGATATCTGTGGCACAATTCAACAGTCGCAGATACCTTATAACGAATTTGGCGTTATCGCTGGCACGCTGCCGGGCGGTCGCTGCGCAGTCGCACGCCATTACGGTAGTCACGACCACATCGGCGACACGGTATATCGACTGTATCGGGAATGGTTGCCGCAAAGTGGTGAGGAACTCCGGGATTTTCCCTGTTACTTCCACTGGCTCAATTTCGTGCATGAGGTAGATGAAAGCGAGCTAATGACCGATGTTTATCTGCCGCTTAAATAA